One window of the Rosa rugosa chromosome 3, drRosRugo1.1, whole genome shotgun sequence genome contains the following:
- the LOC133739676 gene encoding probable strigolactone esterase DAD2, translated as MPSNTRILEALNVRVTGSGEQYLVLAHGFGTDQSAWGRILPFFKPNYRIVLYDLVCAGSVNPDYFDFNRYTNLDAFVDDLLNILDAVGVKKCAFVGHSVSAMIGILASIRRPELFSKLILIGASPRFLNDRDYHGGFEQEEIEKVFTAMEANYSAWVNGFAPLAVGADVPAAVREFSRTLFNMRPDISLFVSRAVFNSDLREFLGFVRVPCFIIQTTKDHSVPASVANYLKEHLGGRNTIVMLETEGHLPHLSAPGLLARRLRHALSS; from the exons ATGCCCAGCAACACCAGAATCTTGGAAGCTCTGAATGTCCGGGTAACCGGGTCGGGCGAGCAGTACCTGGTCCTGGCCCATGGCTTCGGCACTGACCAGTCCGCCTGGGGTCGCATTCTTCCTTTCTTCAAACCTAACTACCGCATCGTTCTATACGACCTCGTTTGCGCCGGAAGCGTCAACCCCGATTACTTCGATTTCAACCGCTATACCAACCTGGACGCCTTCGTCGACGACTTGCTCAACATTCTCGACGCTGTGGGAGTCAAAAAGTGCGCCTTCGTCGGCCACTCCGTCTCCGCCATGATCGGAATCCTCGCCTCCATTCGCCGCCCCGAGCTCTTCTCCAAGCTCATCCTCATCGGCGCTTCTCCAAG GTTTCTGAACGACAGGGACTACCACGGAGGGTTCGAGCAGGAGGAGATTGAGAAAGTGTTCACGGCGATGGAGGCGAATTACTCGGCGTGGGTCAACGGCTTCGCGCCGCTCGCCGTTGGAGCTGACGTGCCTGCCGCGGTCCGAGAGTTCAGCCGGACCCTGTTCAACATGCGCCCCGATATTTCGCTCTTCGTTTCGCGGGCCGTGTTCAACAGCGACTTGAGGGAGTTTTTGGGCTTTGTCCGGGTACCCTGTTTCATAATCCAGACGACAAAAGACCATTCTGTCCCTGCCTCGGTGGCGAATTACCTGAAAGAGCATCTGGGTGGCCGGAACACCATCGTTATGCTCGAAACGGAGGGCCACTTGCCGCATTTGAGCGCGCCGGGTCTGTTGGCCCGGAGGCTCCGCCATGCTCTTTCATCGTAA